From the Acaryochloris marina S15 genome, one window contains:
- a CDS encoding alpha/beta fold hydrolase, which produces MTQIYSQFKHQRVTVNGNIQIHYRIGGSGEPLFLLHGWPQHSLMWHMIAPILAEHFTVIAPDLRGAGGSSIPTSGYDKKTMAEDIYQLIQQLGYQQASLCGYDLGSGVAYSLSAAHPELFKKVAFMEFGLPGFGYEQVMQASPDWDAGSNWHLSFFTVPQVAEFAFQGKERQLLSWFFWHISNDEAAVSPAHFEEYVRQISKPGALRAGIEYYAAVWQDLEDNKKLAENPLPMPVLAVGGESSSGLYVAELFKPVATHVQAVVVPEAGHWLGDENPTALASILTEFFLD; this is translated from the coding sequence ATGACACAGATATATTCACAATTCAAACATCAACGGGTGACGGTTAACGGTAATATTCAAATTCACTATCGCATTGGCGGTTCAGGGGAACCTCTCTTTTTACTGCATGGCTGGCCCCAACACTCGCTCATGTGGCATATGATTGCCCCCATTCTGGCAGAACATTTTACGGTAATTGCCCCAGATTTACGCGGTGCGGGTGGTTCGTCAATTCCGACATCGGGATATGACAAGAAGACAATGGCTGAAGATATCTACCAATTGATTCAGCAGTTGGGGTATCAACAAGCATCCCTATGTGGCTACGATCTCGGTTCGGGCGTGGCCTATAGCTTAAGTGCAGCTCACCCAGAGCTGTTTAAAAAGGTAGCCTTTATGGAGTTTGGGTTGCCTGGGTTTGGCTATGAACAGGTCATGCAGGCTTCCCCCGATTGGGATGCAGGCAGTAACTGGCATCTCTCTTTTTTCACCGTGCCTCAGGTAGCTGAGTTTGCCTTTCAAGGGAAAGAGCGACAATTATTAAGCTGGTTTTTCTGGCACATTTCCAACGACGAAGCGGCAGTGAGTCCGGCTCACTTTGAAGAATATGTTCGCCAAATCTCAAAACCTGGCGCACTCCGAGCCGGGATTGAATATTACGCGGCGGTTTGGCAAGACTTAGAGGACAACAAGAAACTGGCAGAAAACCCACTGCCCATGCCAGTGCTTGCGGTGGGAGGAGAAAGCAGTAGTGGTCTTTATGTCGCGGAATTATTTAAACCAGTTGCCACCCATGTTCAAGCCGTTGTCGTTCCAGAAGCCGGTCATTGGCTAGGTGATGAAAATCCCACTGCATTAGCCTCAATTCTGACAGAGTTCTTCTTAGATTGA
- a CDS encoding antibiotic biosynthesis monooxygenase yields the protein MITFVNVFTVHSGQQEVAFERIHQIYTEVVQDQVGFVDATLLKSDDGTTVTAVAHWDRADRMAALWGIPRFQDLHDQVYRATVYTQV from the coding sequence ATGATTACGTTCGTGAATGTCTTTACTGTTCATTCTGGTCAACAAGAGGTTGCCTTTGAACGGATCCATCAAATTTATACCGAGGTGGTGCAAGACCAAGTGGGTTTTGTCGATGCAACGCTCCTCAAAAGTGATGATGGCACGACGGTTACCGCAGTTGCCCATTGGGATCGAGCAGACAGAATGGCGGCCCTATGGGGTATTCCTCGGTTTCAAGACCTGCATGATCAGGTCTATAGGGCTACGGTGTACACACAAGTCTGA
- a CDS encoding IS4 family transposase — translation MHHHQSVSIRQISQGRAEQVGFYRFLENENVSISELVKSLCDHCQQQVKGRHVLAVSDTSEVNLQSHSGRLKLEELGVVGNDRDVGFFIHPTLALDAGTGFPLGLSALQLWTRDPNRPTVKDRGGYQNLPIEEKESFKWLASAERSQHCLKTGGASLVTHIGDRESDLYEEWATVPDAFNHLLVRVRQDRRLLGQSKSLYGYLKSRWGIGFTTITIEYESRTQRMARDAKLLIRCAPVKIQRPEHLKELDYPPSIQLYAIEAVEQTTPKGQNPIHWRLLTTHTVESLEQALQILEWYKFRWRIERLFAQLKKTGLDLESTQLESGEAIQRLTVLALSVAIATLQMVEGRDEPQWPASITFTDEQQQYLKQIAPTVQGKTTKLQNPYPINSLAWATWIVARLGGWKGYQSQRPPGTATLTHGLKRFETMFFAWEIAQNRLMCTP, via the coding sequence ATTCATCACCATCAGAGCGTAAGCATCCGTCAAATCAGCCAAGGTCGCGCAGAGCAAGTGGGCTTCTATCGCTTCTTAGAGAATGAAAACGTGTCCATATCTGAGTTGGTCAAAAGCCTCTGTGACCACTGCCAGCAACAAGTCAAAGGACGACACGTTTTAGCCGTCAGTGATACAAGTGAGGTCAACTTACAATCTCATTCAGGACGCTTAAAGCTAGAAGAGTTGGGTGTTGTCGGCAATGATCGCGATGTGGGCTTTTTTATTCACCCGACCCTCGCCTTAGATGCAGGGACTGGTTTCCCGTTAGGATTGAGTGCACTTCAACTGTGGACTCGGGACCCGAATCGTCCAACCGTCAAAGATAGAGGAGGATATCAAAACCTGCCGATTGAGGAGAAAGAATCCTTCAAATGGTTAGCATCTGCTGAGCGAAGTCAACACTGTCTGAAGACAGGAGGGGCTAGCCTGGTCACTCATATCGGTGACCGAGAATCGGACTTATATGAAGAGTGGGCAACGGTTCCCGATGCATTCAATCATCTCCTAGTCAGGGTTCGTCAAGACCGTCGTCTGCTAGGTCAATCCAAATCACTCTATGGATATCTCAAATCACGGTGGGGGATTGGATTTACCACGATTACGATTGAGTACGAATCCCGTACTCAGCGGATGGCTAGAGATGCAAAGCTACTGATCCGCTGTGCTCCAGTCAAAATTCAACGACCTGAACATTTGAAGGAATTGGACTATCCACCGAGTATTCAACTGTATGCCATCGAAGCGGTAGAACAGACAACGCCCAAAGGTCAGAACCCGATTCATTGGCGCTTATTGACCACTCACACGGTGGAATCCCTTGAGCAAGCGCTACAAATTCTGGAATGGTACAAATTCAGGTGGAGAATTGAGCGGCTTTTCGCGCAACTCAAGAAGACGGGGTTAGATCTTGAATCGACGCAACTCGAATCGGGTGAAGCAATTCAGCGCCTCACCGTCTTAGCCTTATCGGTTGCGATTGCGACATTGCAAATGGTGGAAGGACGAGACGAGCCACAATGGCCTGCATCTATCACTTTTACCGATGAACAGCAGCAATACCTGAAACAAATTGCCCCCACAGTCCAAGGTAAAACTACAAAGCTACAAAATCCTTATCCGATTAACTCCTTGGCCTGGGCAACTTGGATTGTTGCCCGCCTGGGTGGATGGAAGGGGTATCAGTCTCAAAGACCTCCAGGCACAGCAACGCTAACCCATGGCCTAAAACGGTTTGAGACGATGTTCTTTGCATGGGAAATAGCTCAAAACCGACTTATGTGTACACCGTAG
- a CDS encoding MFS transporter produces MTKNSDSWSIKITLLLTSTLTIMAGATIAPSLPAMQAHFAEVENAQLWVRLLLTTPALFIALGAPVAGQLVDTIGRKSLLIGSAMLYGLAGSSGFTLDSIFLMLIGRALLGLAVAGVMVSATTLIADYYQGDRRSNFMGLQAAFMSLGGVIFLSLGGAISDINWRFPFLIYLFSWVLLPSIAIALYEPDRLQAKTPKTLKAETEQVNTPFKLLGLIYGSAFVTQVVFYMIPVQLPFYLEKLSGASASQSGIAIAFVTLFAAIASINYGKIKQHVSYLNIVAIAFLLMGVGYVGIGLVGNYYSVLLVLIPTGMGLGLLTPNLNVWTTTTVPAALRGRALGGLTTCLFLGQFLSPIVTQPLSQAFELSATYGLVGVCLVVMGANLWIFDRQIKNLVTRPLSK; encoded by the coding sequence ATGACAAAAAATTCAGATTCCTGGTCTATCAAAATCACGCTGCTCCTTACCAGCACCTTAACCATTATGGCAGGGGCCACCATTGCCCCCTCGCTCCCCGCGATGCAGGCCCATTTTGCAGAGGTCGAGAATGCCCAACTATGGGTCCGGCTATTGCTGACAACCCCAGCTCTCTTTATTGCGCTGGGTGCGCCCGTAGCAGGACAACTGGTTGATACTATCGGACGCAAATCTCTATTAATTGGCTCAGCAATGCTGTATGGTCTGGCGGGTAGTTCGGGTTTCACCCTTGATTCAATTTTTTTGATGCTTATTGGTCGGGCCCTGCTAGGGTTGGCAGTTGCCGGAGTGATGGTGAGCGCAACCACCTTGATTGCAGATTATTATCAGGGAGATCGCCGCTCTAATTTCATGGGATTACAGGCTGCATTCATGTCTCTCGGTGGGGTGATATTTTTGTCCTTGGGGGGAGCGATCTCTGATATTAATTGGCGATTTCCGTTTCTAATCTATCTGTTCTCATGGGTGCTGCTTCCCAGCATTGCTATAGCGCTATATGAGCCAGATCGCCTTCAAGCCAAAACTCCTAAAACTTTAAAAGCAGAGACTGAGCAAGTTAATACGCCCTTCAAGTTACTGGGATTAATTTATGGCTCAGCCTTTGTTACACAAGTTGTTTTTTACATGATTCCTGTCCAGCTTCCCTTTTATCTTGAGAAGCTATCAGGAGCCAGCGCATCTCAAAGTGGTATTGCCATTGCCTTCGTCACTTTATTTGCTGCCATTGCCTCCATCAACTATGGCAAGATTAAACAACACGTGAGCTATTTGAATATAGTTGCTATCGCATTTTTACTCATGGGAGTCGGTTACGTTGGCATCGGCTTAGTCGGCAACTACTACTCAGTCCTGTTGGTTTTAATCCCAACAGGCATGGGACTGGGGTTGCTGACGCCCAATTTAAACGTGTGGACCACCACCACTGTCCCGGCAGCATTGAGAGGTCGGGCATTGGGGGGACTCACCACTTGTCTCTTTTTAGGACAGTTCCTCTCTCCCATTGTGACCCAGCCCTTGAGCCAAGCTTTTGAATTAAGCGCAACCTATGGCTTAGTAGGTGTATGTCTGGTTGTGATGGGTGCCAATCTATGGATTTTCGATCGACAAATCAAAAACCTCGTGACTCGTCCACTTAGCAAATAA
- a CDS encoding serine protease — MAAPFQTAQALNSTEVSEIAEAVTVQIEGQNSGSGVIIKQRGNIYTVLTAAHVVATPDEYGIITADQQQHPLNYSDVKKLPNVDLALVEFTSSKKYPVAKLGDSNSAKVGASIYVSGFPLPTAAITESIWTFSKGEITANSKRPLADGYALVYSNNTLPGMSGGAVLNSEGKLIGIHGRADAQQQEQKTETVYVKTGFNLGIPIHTFLGLAATVSPELGFTGEKVEPTSTALTADDWFLQAGDKIQKGNYQAAISDFDQAIALNPDYAEAYFNRGNAYAALKQYPQAISDFDRAIALNPDYTYAYNSRGTSHLAAQQFPQAIADYDQAIVRYQKALEEGNKVKKASTKASQERVAEYAPNITEAIQTGKSADAAKLLLEAGRKWLNIDDPDGRQALDKELKNFHKVRRIEADLAQVYVYRGIANHSLTQYDSAIADYNKAIAIDSKFTSAYVYRGMSYHLLKQYPRAIADYRKVINVNPKVIPVLNNLGLLYYEQNNIEAAITQLKQAISLDSTLAEPQLALATAYAKQGNQAQATQLAKAALRIDPKLAQADYQRKNGWGDRLIADTQKLIATSSQNSVSP, encoded by the coding sequence GTGGCAGCACCATTTCAAACAGCTCAAGCTTTGAACTCTACTGAAGTGAGCGAGATCGCGGAAGCCGTCACTGTTCAGATCGAGGGCCAAAATTCAGGGTCTGGGGTGATTATCAAGCAGCGAGGGAACATTTACACTGTGTTGACTGCGGCTCATGTGGTGGCAACTCCAGATGAATATGGCATCATCACCGCTGACCAGCAGCAGCATCCATTGAACTACAGCGATGTGAAGAAATTGCCGAATGTGGATTTAGCCCTCGTGGAGTTTACCAGCTCAAAAAAATATCCCGTCGCGAAATTAGGGGACTCTAACTCTGCAAAAGTCGGGGCTTCGATCTATGTGTCTGGCTTCCCTCTGCCTACTGCCGCAATTACCGAATCAATCTGGACATTTTCTAAAGGTGAGATTACGGCCAATTCAAAACGCCCGTTAGCTGATGGCTATGCGTTGGTCTACAGCAACAATACCTTGCCAGGAATGAGTGGCGGCGCAGTACTCAATAGTGAGGGGAAGCTCATTGGCATCCATGGCCGTGCCGATGCTCAACAACAGGAGCAAAAAACTGAAACGGTCTACGTGAAGACGGGCTTCAATTTGGGGATTCCGATTCATACCTTCTTGGGATTGGCGGCTACCGTGAGTCCTGAGTTAGGGTTCACTGGGGAGAAGGTGGAGCCGACAAGTACGGCATTGACGGCAGATGATTGGTTTTTACAAGCAGGCGACAAAATTCAAAAAGGTAATTATCAAGCTGCGATCTCGGATTTTGATCAAGCCATTGCACTTAATCCTGATTATGCAGAAGCCTATTTTAATCGGGGGAATGCCTACGCTGCGCTAAAGCAGTATCCCCAGGCGATCTCAGATTTTGATCGAGCCATTGCACTCAACCCTGATTATACCTATGCCTACAATAGTCGAGGGACTTCACACCTAGCAGCACAACAGTTTCCTCAAGCAATCGCGGACTATGATCAGGCAATCGTGCGGTACCAAAAAGCCCTTGAAGAAGGAAACAAGGTCAAGAAAGCAAGCACTAAAGCCAGTCAAGAACGGGTAGCAGAATATGCTCCTAATATTACAGAAGCTATCCAAACCGGAAAATCGGCGGATGCAGCTAAGTTGCTCCTTGAGGCCGGACGTAAGTGGCTCAATATTGATGATCCTGATGGTAGACAAGCTCTCGACAAAGAACTCAAGAATTTCCATAAAGTCCGTCGGATTGAAGCTGATTTAGCACAAGTTTACGTGTATCGGGGAATCGCTAATCATTCTTTGACGCAGTATGATTCGGCGATCGCAGATTATAACAAAGCCATTGCCATCGATTCTAAGTTCACGTCAGCCTACGTCTATCGAGGGATGTCTTACCATCTGTTGAAGCAATATCCCCGGGCAATCGCCGACTACCGAAAAGTCATTAACGTTAATCCCAAGGTTATACCGGTCCTCAACAATCTGGGGCTACTGTACTATGAACAGAATAATATTGAGGCGGCCATCACCCAATTGAAGCAAGCCATCAGTCTCGACAGCACTTTGGCAGAACCACAGCTTGCATTAGCCACAGCTTATGCCAAGCAGGGGAATCAAGCTCAAGCCACTCAACTTGCTAAAGCTGCACTTCGCATCGACCCTAAATTGGCTCAAGCTGACTATCAACGTAAAAATGGATGGGGCGATCGACTCATTGCCGACACTCAAAAACTAATCGCGACATCATCTCAAAATTCGGTTTCCCCGTAA
- a CDS encoding sigma-70 family RNA polymerase sigma factor, whose amino-acid sequence MDQALLELLLQAHSHLQGSIPQQQAFAQLLQLTGRSHEDVLERQLLELVLKARTHPSKSVAKQERLTRLIMLIEQSERFSRLRRYAHYYSPPMFEDLYNEVKQKTWIYICKKLELYRPNRTVMAWANSILRFKFLEVINEQNLQLTLYYDPQVLEYIAPNIGIETSQTEDYENLRLFLENDPEQLLSTYSINNYPEITFQYLAIAHHIQGKTWTELSTQTGITIRNLSCFFQLKLRKLLPYFRRYL is encoded by the coding sequence ATGGATCAAGCACTGCTGGAATTACTGTTGCAAGCTCACAGCCATTTGCAAGGATCGATACCTCAACAGCAAGCCTTCGCCCAACTTTTACAATTAACAGGGCGAAGTCATGAAGATGTCCTAGAACGGCAGTTACTAGAACTAGTCTTGAAGGCTCGTACACATCCTTCAAAATCAGTAGCTAAACAGGAGAGACTGACTCGGTTAATCATGCTAATCGAGCAATCAGAGCGATTTTCTCGCTTGAGGAGATATGCTCACTACTATTCACCTCCTATGTTTGAAGACTTATACAACGAAGTCAAACAGAAAACCTGGATTTATATCTGTAAAAAGCTTGAATTGTATCGACCTAATAGAACAGTGATGGCTTGGGCAAATTCTATACTTCGCTTTAAATTTCTAGAAGTGATCAATGAGCAAAATTTGCAGCTCACACTCTACTATGACCCACAAGTTTTAGAATATATAGCTCCTAATATAGGTATTGAAACTTCACAGACTGAAGATTATGAAAATCTGCGGTTGTTTCTAGAGAACGACCCTGAGCAATTACTCTCTACCTATTCTATAAATAACTACCCCGAAATCACCTTTCAATACCTAGCGATTGCTCACCATATTCAGGGTAAAACTTGGACAGAATTATCAACTCAAACAGGGATCACAATTCGAAATCTTTCCTGTTTCTTTCAACTGAAATTAAGAAAATTATTACCCTATTTCAGACGATATCTTTAG